The Coffea arabica cultivar ET-39 chromosome 2c, Coffea Arabica ET-39 HiFi, whole genome shotgun sequence genome includes the window GTACAAGTCGACAAAACTGCTCCGCAAAATGTAGCGTGTGGCTCATGTACCATGAgttccatttattttaactgaATAAATAGATGAAATGGCTGAATTGACCACTTTTAAACGTTTAGCGAGTCAATTGACACAAAATATTGTATAACAGACTAGTTAAGATTTCGAAAAACGTGGAGATTAATGGTGCACTTTACCCTCTATATCATGCGCACATAATGcggtagtttcttttttttttttttttttgagaaaaatgcaattttagtACCCAAAATTTGACACATAAGCGATTTTAATTCCTAatttttggataaaaataaatctGGTACCAATCTTTCAACTATTGAGCACATTTAGTACCCTTGACGGATTTTTTCCAAATTGCTATAAAAAAAAGTCACATGATAGTCACATGTTTGGCaactattataaaaaaaaatgccaaaaaacataaaatatcCTTCTGACATTAAGAGTCATGTAAAATATCCTTTTGACACTAATTACAAAGTTTAagaactaattttttttatcaagtaAAATATCCTTTTGACACTAAGTTTAAGGACCAATAATTTTATCAAAAggatatttttcatttttttattttttttatataatagtTACCGGACATGTGACTATTACGTGACTCTTTTTGGTACCAATTTGGGAACAAACCGTTGACGGTGCTAAAAGTGCTCAAAAGCTGAAGATTTGGGTACTGGAtttgtttttgtccaaaatttgggaACTAAAACTACTCATGTGTCAAAGTTTGAAtaccaaaactgcatttttctcttcttttttttttttttttaaaccagaTGCACAAGCTGTGTTATGTATGTGCAATAGAGTTCTTACTTACTGGGTTACTTCATGCATTATCCATGTCAATTTATAcggattatatatatataactttaTTTAGTGAAGAATATGTTAGAAGCACTATATATTCCAATAGATCTTGTGATCTACCTTGCTCTAGAAtgagataatcaagtaatcttCCTCACTCTTCTGAAACAAAACAGCATCTTCCTTAGAAAGTGGCGGGAGTTTATTTGATCTCCCTCCCTATcccaaatgattttttttattagtaaGTAATAAAGTCTCTCATAGAACTTCTCATGAGAGTGTTATTCTCTCTTAGATTTATTAATAGGGATGACAACGAGGTAATTTTAGGGTGGGAGAAGCTTTCGCCCTATTTTGCAAAAGTTCCCCCTACCCTCGCCTCGTCAATTGCTCTTGCAACTCTCACCCCGACCTCAGACCCACCCACTACTCCCATGGTGCACTGGTTCCacctagggctgcaaacgaatcgagccgctcgcgagcggctcgagtcgaactcgagttcacAATATTAAGCTCGTAAGCTCGCGAGCCGaacttgagtatatatatatattttttttatttttatttttatttaataataaaattacgtatattatatatatatttttttttttattttcatagtgaaattacggatatatccttaatattttattatttattcaaaaaaaatattattttattttttttttttaaaaataaaaataatttttttttatttttttcgagctcgagttcgagttcgaaaattaccagctcgtcgagctcgagcttggtaaaatttagtcgaggctcggctcgattagttcaaaactcgactcgactcgactcgtttgcagccctagttccACCCCAATATCATTAGTATTTTTATTTGATTCAATCTTTTCAATTTATATAGATCTGATAAtagtttttattaatcattatTTTAAAGTTTAGCAACAAAATTTGCATTATTTTATCATAACAACATAATATGTTACTTAttttatacaatatatatagAGTAAATATTTCATAtactgacggtgtatacactatcatcgttaGATTCATGATATGtatgtaaaagttgaatttcaaattcaaattttgcatagttgtcaatCATTCAATGCTAATAGcatatacactgtcaatgtagGAAATATTAAtccatatatttatataataacaATCATATAGCATTTATTTcatattatacatatatattatactaTGTCAAACTTTGATATTTTTGAGATCTATTTTGTTAGATCTCAAGTTGATACATGGAGTTGAAACAGTAATTCATTAAGTCAGGTGGGAGAAGACATGCACAGACATTTGTTGGGTTAAAGAGATTGATATCATTTTAAATATGTTAGTAATTaataatgtaatatattttACTTTGCGTATctctaaatctttttttttttaatctctaaATCCTTTACATCTTTCAAATCTATTGTTTTTGTGATATGTCCAGTGATGTATTTTCTACTACTAGTGCCATATGATTTTTATCAAAAAGTAACCTTCCTCGATCTTAaactttataaaaataaaaatgagttAAATGGAAAAAATATATGACCACTGTAGACGATTTAGATAGGTGTTGACATGTGAACCTTTGATTTCCATACAAATTTCATTTAAGTTCCTCCTAATCTCTTTTAAACATTTATTGTggacatttttcttcttcttttaagaAAATCTTATAGAGTGGTTAGCGTTTCATATTCAATGAAAACAAAACGATTGACAAATTTATTATTTGATAGTCTGAGAATCTCAAAATACTTCAATCATCCACCACAAGAATTTAATTCAAGAATATTTCCTATTCCACTCCCACCATTGGGATATTCTGATCGATGTGTTTTTTCATTTTAGTCATAAGGTAGTTGGGGGGATGGATACTTATTAGTCAAGACCAAACAGAGAATTTTAATTGCTCCATTCATTTTGCTAATGAAAATATTCATTTATCATCATATTAGTAAAAATAAATGCTAGAATTGTCAACAACGCGTGCGCCTATCGAAGAAAATATTCGCTTTTGTGTCGACATCAATGATTGTATAAATCGTGCAAATTTCAAGGTTCGGTTGAGAAGACTCGCCTTTTGGAGGAATTCATAGGACAACAACAACACAACAAACGCAAAAAGCTTTTCGTTAGAATTGAAatgaatataaaattttttttgggtggtcATATAATACGCTCATAAAAGTCTCCACAGTATCTTTTTGcgcaaaaaattaatttcttcCCTCCAAACTTTATTCAAGATGTCTCCAGTCCCAAAAGGCTTCTAGAGAGTAGAGACATGTATGCGTGCCACCCACTTTCTAATCACATTGATAATAACTCAGCTCTGAAGGTCATATGTTTGGTAAACTATACTAATCGTTTCAATTATTTGTCCAGAATTTAATTGCAAAGATAGTAGTCTATTTTTTAATAGTTGTATTAATTTCTCCCAGTTAAAAGAAAGtttttattttgatgattttgcCTTTATATTTTCATACATGATCTTCAATTTATATGCTATGGAAATTACAATTAAATTTTTGCTTAAATTAATCTTCAATGAAGCTAAACTTAAAAAGAGAAACAATAATGTACAAATGAGGCTTATGTAATGCATGAGAAGAACAAGATTCATGCCTCTTGTGATGAAACATCATTCATGCTTTGTTGGTCTTACTACCTTTAGCTAGGTGTATTGAGTGGCAAGTAGGAGGAATTGTAAGTCGGAATTTTTAGATTCAAGACCTCCaacttatccaaaaaaaaaaaaaattctttagtTGGGTTTGGTTTCCTTGTAATATTGATAGTggaatataatattataattgTGACATCGGAATATTGCATTTGTGATTTTACTTAGAATTAGTCATTTCTACACCATCAGTGTATATATTAACCGGTTTAAATGTATGCCACATcattttaatttgaatttgaataccaaactttatatatatgtcatgcatctagacccactactttttatacTAACAATGCATAAAAGACTTGTCCttatttaataaaaataatatttacaaattaataattttgaatacAATATTTATGTTAGCTATATGTACAATAGATTTGTAGAATTTGTCGTTTTACATTATAAATTATCCTAATTCAACTAATGCCAAATTAAAAAGGAGTGAAAAGACTTCTccaatttttctcttcttcttctactcTTTCCAAAAGCCTTCCCTTAGGGAGAGAGACCACACCATGGTCTCCCTCCCatgaatttcattttattttatttttatttttctaataaagtatCTTCTaagttttcttagttttatttttcttaggaATTCCTAGTGAGaattttttgttctttctaGAAATTTCTCTGGGGatttaggaatttttttttcttattttgttgttACATCTAAATTtgtttcagaattggttgtCAGATGTGAAATTTTTTGGATCTTGAATCTATTTCGATAGATCTCATCATCATTATTGGAGTTTCAAACTGTTGATTAGCAGATCTGGCGATTACAACATGCATAGATGGGAGCTGCAGTGATTTATTTATTAGAAGACAAGTGAGAAATTTCTCATATATTTTTTAGATTAATTGACAATTTTTCAGATCTATTATATCTGTTAAATTGTAGTTATAGATCTTAATTTCTAGTGCATGTTTAAACTATCATTAGGGTAGTGATATAAATCAATTCGAGCTGGACGATTTCCAGCAAgacattaatgaaaatttttttataaaaaaaggaGTGAAAAGACCTACTTGCTTCTTTTTTAGTAACTCTTTAGCACGTAGCTGGATGATTAAAATTTGTATGTTAAATCTCTAACTAGATTGTTATTAACCTCGCTGTTCTTGGGGAGATTCACGAAGAAGAACATGATTATGagatttttttatatatataatcttCAAAAACGTTTCTAACTAAGATTAACTCCACTTTGTAGTCTCAAACTTGTGCCACTTTTTCACTTTGCACTTTAAACTTCAATTTTAAATACTTTATACCCTAACCTCTCAAGTTTGGACACTTTGTATTCTAAACTATCAACTTTATCTCATTTTAAGTCCAATCAATGATAATGTTAGCAAACTAACAAGGTAAAGGATAATGAAAATTAATGACAATGTGTTATTTTATTCTAGCTACCATCTTGGCTTCTTTGGACTACTTTCGGTACATTGACATTGATTTGTATGGTCCAAATTACTAATAGTATTAGTAAAATTAACTAGATAAAGGACGGTGTGAATTAAGAACAATATATCATTTTGTTTTAACTGCAATACCTTggctttttttttatcacttttagCACGTTGTCATTGATTTGCAAGGTCTTTTATGCCGTTAATTTTGCTAACATTATCATTGATTGTACTTAAGTAGGATAAACTTGAAAATTTAGGGTGTAAAGTGTCTAAAATTATAAGTTTAGGATGTAAAGtgtttaaaattaaattttagagaaacaaagtaaaaaaaaaaagtagtccAAGATAGAGGGTGCAGAGTAGACTTAGTCCTTTTAATTACTATTTTACTAGTATGAATACCTGTACTGCGCACGGTACTGACATtattgaaagaaattaaaagggGATGTAGTGCTGTTATTCCAATCGGGCAGCTCGCGAGCCGGGCTCGACCCGGCTCGTTAaggctcgaactcgactcgtttatTAGAATAAACGAGCCGAGTTCGAGCCTAAAGACTGCTCGTTAATtaaacgagccgagccgagcTCGGCTCGCGGGCTACCCGAAAGGCTCGAATTGGAGGGATAAAAATGTCAATTCATTAATTATGGCTATTTCAGTAAAATACTTCCAGTTTTCCAGAGTCAAACTCCCGAATCCCTAATCCCTAATTCTTCATTCGCTCATTCTTCTCCCGCCTTCACCTCTGGGCTCTGCTCTAATATCTTCCGTCCAGACTTTGGCCCTCTCTTCGGCTCTGCTCTAATATCTTCCGTCCAGACTTTGGCCCGTCAGGCGTCAACCCTAAATCACCATTCACCCATCGATAATGGCTCTAGCAAGGAGCAGCAGCAATCGCTCTTCAGAGGAGCTGACTTGTCGGCTGTCGCACCAGCCCACCGCCTTGGTTGCGCAAACACCAGCCGCCACCTGGTGAACCCGTGTATTTTTCTGtacttgatttctgattttggaGTTACATACATATAGAGCTgagatccaaaaaaaaaaattaaggtgcATTATCTTCTTCCATTTGGTAATTAGGATTTAGGGATTTTGGTATTTTGCTAAAATATTGTGCTTTTGAGGGGTTATTCGGATGTGGCCTGTGGGTTTTGTTATTTtaatgaatgtgaaattgagATCACCATTCTGTACTCCGTTACCGTGCTTCTGTTTGTGAACCAAGTGTAACGCAGGTCACAGGGATGCATGAATACTGAAGTTTTTATGGTGTGTGAATTGTGAAGGAATTTTGGACTAACACTAGATACGACTTCCAAGGAAAAGTTTGCAAGCTAATGATGGTTCGAGGATTCTGCATAGCAGCCTCAGATTTCAATACTCAAAATATTTGCTAAAATATTGTGCTAAAAGATTGTGGAGACAGGTAGTATTTTGAAGATTTGACAAAACCTTTCCATGGAGGGGCTGCTaaagaaaccaaaaagaaacTTTGAAAATGACACGAAAAAAAATATGCAGCCTATAGATAGTGGATGTTGACTAGTTTATGTTTGACTGGTTGaatcttttaaaaaattttgtccaTTACAGTACATTAGTTTCTTTGTTAATCAGTTTATCCAATTTTTCATAAACTCTTATTTCTACCACATGACCAACTAGATGAATTGATTGCTTAATCAGTTTATGTAGATTGCTTGGTGTCAAGTGGATTTGGCCTTCAATATGAGcagtaattattttttcatattGTAATAGATAATTGAAATTAttggaatttttttatttataatgaaatttgacatgcaacctttgatttataattatgccttaaatttttttcttaatatatAGGTATGTACAGCCCTCTTAATTCCCACCAAGGTTCATCTTCAAGTCCTGCTATGGAGCAATTAAATGAAGTAGTAGATCAAGAACTGGATATTGAAGAAAATCCGGATGAGATGACTGAAGATGAGTTAGAAATAATAGAAGAACATGACAATGAAGGAGAAGGAGTAGGAGAGCAAAAAGGTGATGGCGGAAATGAAGAACCAGCAATGCCCTTTGagaaaaagcaaaggaaaaagaaatcaacGGTGTGGGACGATATGAAAATTGTGAAGTTAGACAATGGAATAGAAAAGGTGCAATGCAATCATTGTAAGGAGTTATTTGCCAAGAGTACAACTGGAGCTACATCTCAACACAAGCGTCATCTAAAAGCATGTTTACAAAAGAAGATGGCAATGGGAGAGCAAAATAGGATGAAACAGCAAGTGTTGTCTTTTACCGAAGGGCCATCTGATGGAATTACTTCGATCACAAATTTTTCATATGACCATGCCAAGGTACGGGAGCTTGCTTCTCATATGGTGCTTGCACATGAATACGCATTTTCTATGATGGATCATGTTGTATTCAATAAATTTATGAAAGCTGTGTCCCCATTTTATAAAAAGATTACCCGGCAAACTGTCAAAGAGGATTGCATTTCTACTTATCAACTGgaaaaaagaaagctgaaatCTGTATTAAAGAGTGCTAATCGAGTTAGCATAACTACAGATTTATGGAAATCTGgtcaaaaaattcaatatatGGTTGTAACAGGGCATTTTGTTGATTCTGATTGGGTGTTACAAAAACGTGTGTTGAATTTTTGTAATGTGCCACCTCCTCATACGGGAGTAATTATTGCTGATGCTTTGAGTAAATGTTTTATTGATTGGGGGATCGagaataaaatttccagcatCACAGTAGACAATGCTTCTTATAATGATGCTTGTGTTAGGAGACTTAGGGAGGATTTTTCTCTAAGAAAGAGGTTAAGTATTGCTGGAAAAATTTTTCATGTGAGGTGTTGTGCACATATACTTAATCTTTTAGTGCAAGATGGCCTCAATCAACTAGGTGATGTGATTGATACTGTTAGAGAGGGGATCAAGTACTTGAACAACTCTGAGGGTCGCCTAAATCAATTTGCCAAAATTGCAAAACAGCTACAGTTGCCCTCTAGGAAATTGATTCTAGATTGTCCAACTAGATGGAATAGCACATATCTCATGTTGGCTTCGGCTTTGGACTTCAAGGACGTTTTCCCGAGATATGAGGACATTGACCCTGGGTTTCACTATGTTCCAAGTGATTACGAGTGGTTGCAAGTAGAAGAAGTGTGccgatttttgggtatttttcaTGAGATCACTAACATGATTTCTGGATCCGACTATCCAACTTCTAACATCTTTCTTGTGGAGCTTTATAGGATTAAAGAGCTTTTAAATGAAAAAGCTCTTGATATTTCTGATCAAATTAGGGCCATGGCTTTGAGCATGTCAGCAAAATTTGACAAATATTGGGGAGAAACCAATGTGGTGCTTTCGTTAGGTGCTATTGTTGATCCAAGGTACAAAATGGTACTCATTTATCATGCTTTTCCGATTATTTATGGTGAGGAAGAAGCTGCTgtgaaaattgatgaaattaaacAGCTTCTTTATGAGCTTTACAATGAATATGTTGATACTCACTTCTCCTCCCATGCCGGGGAACCACCGAGGCAGTCGGTAAAGCGTAAACATAAGGAAGTGAGTAGTTCTTCGGCTCAATCTCTGGGGAATGTTAagaaacttggacttccaattCTTACTGGCAAGGAAAAATTTCAAATGCATGTTAGTGAAATTGACAAGGCGCCACCTGAAAAATCAGATTTAGATATTTATTTAGAAGAAAGTAGGTATGCTTGTGACGCATCTGCTAATCTGGATGTCTTGGGGTGGTGGAAAGGAGAAAGATGGAGGTTTCCAATATTGTCAAGGATGGCTAGTGACTTACTTTCTATTCCAGTTACAACTGTGGCTTCTGAATCTACCTTTAGTGCTGGGGGAAGAGTAATTGATGATCGGCGAGCTTCTATGTCTGTTGAGACAGTGCAAATGCTACTTTGCGGTAGTAATTGGATTCGCAATCTTCATGGAATAAAAACCAAGTCTCGTGTAAGTGTATTACACTTTCTAGTAGTAATATGTGGTTAATTGATTATTTTACTTCATCTTTTATCTCTATAGCTCTTATTTTTAGAGAATATCGTGACTTTGAGTCTTTGACATTTTTATTTTGTAGGATCAATCTGATGTTGCCGAGTCATCTACGTATCATGAAGTTGAGCTTCCTCAAAATTGAAAGAATgctaaattttagaaattgcTGCTGCTGTCCTTTGGTATTCTACTTCATTTTTTTAGCTCAGTAGCTCTTACTTTTAGAAAATATCATgacttttacatttttattcTGTAGGATCAATCGGATGTTGTCGAGACATTTTACGTGTCATGAAGTTGAGCTTCCTCAAAATGAAggctaaattttagaaaattgctACTGCTGTTGCTCTGTAGCTCTTATTGTTTGCTgtcttttagacttgattattgCTTTGATGTTTGTTGTAAGTGAACAAAATATGAGTACTTGACTACTTGTGAATTCTCATCAGCAGCCACGGCTGAGGTACTATGAATGCCAAAGTGAATTCTCATCAATTTAGAGGAGTAATTTTCACATTTCTAAGTTGCTGGAcattcataccaagtcaaacaCGGCTCTTTTGACTGTTGGACTGATAGAAAATTACATATGCTCTCTTTTGGTGGGACTGCTTGATCTTTTCTCTTTTGCTAAATTGGATTAAATCCATAATCCCCACTCAGCAACAAATATGTATGCCAAATTTGCATCTTCTGAATGGTTACAGACTTGCAGTGAACAGATGGCTGCTATGGTAAatatttcgagctcgagctcgagcttaacgagctcggctcgattgtgttaaacgagccgagctcgagccgagctcgagctaaaTATAGAGCTaacgagctcgaactcgagctagTTATTCGACTCGACAATGTTATCGAGCGAGCTCGAGCCAGCTCGAAATTCGTACAAATCGAGCTCGAACCACTACTACTCGGgctcggctcgactcgaataacagCTCTAAGGGGatgtgaattaaaaaaaaagtaaaaaaaattgtaccaacataattaaaatttaagatttgTCTAACAATAGTTCAAAGTATAATAAAATGTGTTCATCATTCAAAAACTACGTTTGTGTGGAAGATGgattttgaaataataatagaaatttatattaaaaaatgaattatatatggatagaaataaatataatcacatgttttatttgatttcaaaatgaaatagtTACAAACATTACGAATTCGGTTTGATAATCTTGTATGAAAGCCAATATTGGTGGTTTAATTAACTCCATTGAATTTTGTGAAATTCGTACTATAAAAAAATGTTCAGCGAAACTTGTCTTTTTTAAAAGTGAACTTGTTGAACCTTTTGAAGTATTTTAGTGGGATCATTGTGGTGTAGACTTCATTTTATAATCAGTTGTTTTCTTCTTTACAATCTTGCAAGTTTGTAATTGAAATGCTATTAAAATCAATGACGGAGCCAAGACGGGCtgattttgggggggggggggagagggGGTCATGGCTCccttaagttttgaaaattttaattcatagtgTATAAATATATGTGTAAAATAAAGTTGGccctccccctttattttttacaatttcagtttatattatgagagtttcATCTTTGAATTAATTCTTTTcgctaaaaaattatttattttttacataactttataattaaagttaatgtttgatatttttagatgtcatgTATTTAAtagatgaaaaatattttgaacataacatattaagataatcttgttaagaaaaattttggcctcCTAGAAAAAAATCCTAACTCCATCACTATTTGAACTGCTTGTAGAGTTATAGGTGGGATTTGTCCAAGGTGAGAGTATAGTATGAGGTCTTTTTTCTCACTGTATTTGGTTTGTGTGGAAGACAAATGAAAATTGGTTAGTGATCATCAGCTCTCCCCAACCCTATACTCCTATCTCTATACTCCTTTTACTACTTAGGTGGCGCTTGGTTCGCATGTTGGAATCAGATTCGGATTCGGAATCATTTATCCTGGATCTGGAATGGAATCAATCATTCCAATACATTTGTTTGGTTTAGTGCCAGGAATGTATatcattactatagttgatgtttggCTCGTTGACTTTTGTAATTGGGATATtagaaattttcactaattaaatattttagtataaatgtattagtaaatttagtatagctaattaataatttctattaataaacatgtataattattagtataattgataatattaattatattacatagattaatatatattatataatacatataactaatgatatcattattataagtttgtaactaattaagtTAAATATtagatatataattaaatataattatacaaatgctatagtataaatgtataattataattatataatatatataaatattaattatactaatattttatataattataatgtatgttatatattaaatataataattattatatattattatatttaaaataataaatataattataattatataatttattaatattatatacatgtatatattataattatatgcacatataatatacatttataaatatatatataaatatattattatatggtattaataaatttataatatatattatataaatataattacatttaattaaataattataatatatatttatataa containing:
- the LOC113724471 gene encoding zinc finger BED domain-containing protein RICESLEEPER 2-like gives rise to the protein MYSPLNSHQGSSSSPAMEQLNEVVDQELDIEENPDEMTEDELEIIEEHDNEGEGVGEQKGDGGNEEPAMPFEKKQRKKKSTVWDDMKIVKLDNGIEKVQCNHCKELFAKSTTGATSQHKRHLKACLQKKMAMGEQNRMKQQVLSFTEGPSDGITSITNFSYDHAKVRELASHMVLAHEYAFSMMDHVVFNKFMKAVSPFYKKITRQTVKEDCISTYQLEKRKLKSVLKSANRVSITTDLWKSGQKIQYMVVTGHFVDSDWVLQKRVLNFCNVPPPHTGVIIADALSKCFIDWGIENKISSITVDNASYNDACVRRLREDFSLRKRLSIAGKIFHVRCCAHILNLLVQDGLNQLGDVIDTVREGIKYLNNSEGRLNQFAKIAKQLQLPSRKLILDCPTRWNSTYLMLASALDFKDVFPRYEDIDPGFHYVPSDYEWLQVEEVCRFLGIFHEITNMISGSDYPTSNIFLVELYRIKELLNEKALDISDQIRAMALSMSAKFDKYWGETNVVLSLGAIVDPRYKMVLIYHAFPIIYGEEEAAVKIDEIKQLLYELYNEYVDTHFSSHAGEPPRQSVKRKHKEVSSSSAQSLGNVKKLGLPILTGKEKFQMHVSEIDKAPPEKSDLDIYLEESRYACDASANLDVLGWWKGERWRFPILSRMASDLLSIPVTTVASESTFSAGGRVIDDRRASMSVETVQMLLCGSNWIRNLHGIKTKSRDQSDVAESSTYHEVELPQN